In a genomic window of Agarivorans albus:
- a CDS encoding DUF6776 family protein: MAKPKLLVVSLIGALALTSVYGLSVVVEEKDQLISQLKQQLSNSLESQSVLQQRLSMVRLEQDTSLAELAQLKQSINQLTEQKLALTEELLVYRKIMAPEQQAGGMKIEQLNIEPMLSPNYYRMQVLLMQVARNKRWLSGELQLVVVGSQNQEPAQYNLADLQSEATPLAFKFRYFQEVNTDIKLPEGFKAERIELTAKVKGNKWNKKAEIIYKQNWPVE; this comes from the coding sequence GTGGCAAAGCCAAAGTTGTTAGTTGTAAGTTTAATCGGTGCCTTGGCTTTAACCAGTGTGTATGGTTTATCGGTTGTTGTTGAAGAAAAAGATCAACTAATTAGCCAATTAAAACAGCAGCTTAGTAACTCTCTTGAAAGCCAGTCGGTATTACAACAACGTTTATCGATGGTTCGCCTAGAGCAAGACACCAGCTTGGCAGAGTTAGCTCAGTTAAAACAAAGCATTAATCAACTGACCGAGCAAAAGCTTGCCTTAACTGAAGAGCTGTTGGTGTATAGAAAAATCATGGCCCCAGAACAACAAGCTGGTGGCATGAAAATTGAGCAACTAAACATTGAACCCATGCTTAGCCCCAACTATTACCGAATGCAGGTATTGTTGATGCAAGTAGCGCGCAATAAACGCTGGTTAAGTGGGGAGCTGCAGTTAGTGGTAGTGGGTAGTCAGAACCAAGAACCAGCGCAATATAATTTGGCAGATTTACAAAGTGAGGCCACTCCTCTAGCGTTTAAGTTCCGTTATTTTCAAGAAGTGAATACCGACATTAAGTTGCCCGAAGGCTTTAAAGCAGAGCGGATTGAGCTTACCGCTAAAGTTAAGGGCAATAAATGGAACAAAAAAGCCGAGATTATTTACAAACAAAATTGGCCTGTAGAATAA
- the hemL gene encoding glutamate-1-semialdehyde 2,1-aminomutase: MSRSEQLFSQAQQTIPGGVNSPVRAFNGVGGTPVFIERADGARIYDADGNSYIDYVGSWGPMILGHNHPAIHQAVVDAAAKGLSFGAPTAAEIDMANLVCELVPSMDQVRMVNSGTEATMSAIRLARGYTGRNKILKFEGCYHGHADSLLVKAGSGALTLGQPSSPGIPADFAQHTLTATYNDLASVEALFAEYPEDIACIIVEPVAGNMNCIPPVDGFLQGLRAICDKYQAVFIIDEVMTGFRVSLGGAQAHYGVKPDLTCLGKVIGGGMPVGAFGGSQKIMDHLAPVGPVYQAGTLSGNPIAMAAGLAALNALKDPAVHQHLNVITERLAKGLKAAADRQGIPLTVNQVGAMLGFFFTEESSVTNFAQACACDAERFKKFFHLMLEEGVYLAPSAFEASFTSFAHSEADIDATIAAAERCFAKLK; this comes from the coding sequence ATGTCTCGTTCAGAACAACTTTTTAGCCAAGCCCAGCAAACTATTCCTGGTGGCGTTAATTCACCAGTTCGTGCCTTTAATGGCGTAGGTGGAACACCGGTTTTTATTGAACGAGCCGACGGCGCGCGCATCTACGATGCCGATGGCAACAGCTACATCGATTACGTGGGCTCATGGGGCCCAATGATTTTGGGTCATAACCACCCTGCGATTCACCAAGCTGTAGTTGATGCAGCCGCTAAAGGCTTGAGTTTTGGTGCGCCTACCGCTGCTGAAATCGATATGGCTAATCTAGTGTGCGAGTTGGTGCCATCAATGGACCAAGTGCGTATGGTTAACTCGGGCACCGAAGCCACCATGAGCGCGATTCGCCTTGCTCGTGGCTACACCGGCCGTAACAAAATTCTTAAGTTTGAAGGTTGCTACCACGGCCATGCCGACTCATTGCTGGTTAAAGCAGGCTCTGGTGCATTAACCCTTGGCCAACCAAGCTCGCCGGGTATTCCCGCCGACTTTGCTCAACATACGCTTACTGCCACCTATAATGATTTAGCCTCGGTTGAAGCTTTATTTGCCGAGTACCCAGAAGACATTGCTTGTATCATTGTTGAGCCAGTGGCAGGCAACATGAACTGTATCCCTCCTGTAGATGGTTTCTTACAAGGGCTACGCGCCATTTGTGATAAATACCAAGCGGTATTTATTATTGATGAAGTAATGACGGGCTTTCGAGTTTCATTAGGCGGAGCACAAGCTCATTATGGGGTAAAGCCCGACCTAACTTGTTTAGGAAAAGTGATTGGCGGCGGCATGCCTGTAGGCGCTTTTGGTGGCAGCCAAAAAATTATGGATCACTTAGCGCCTGTTGGTCCGGTGTATCAAGCGGGTACTTTATCGGGTAACCCTATTGCTATGGCGGCTGGTTTAGCGGCACTTAATGCCCTAAAAGATCCTGCGGTTCATCAACACCTAAATGTAATCACCGAGCGCTTGGCCAAAGGCCTCAAAGCGGCTGCAGACCGCCAAGGCATTCCATTAACCGTTAATCAAGTAGGTGCAATGCTAGGCTTCTTCTTCACCGAAGAAAGCAGCGTGACTAACTTCGCCCAAGCTTGCGCCTGTGATGCAGAACGTTTCAAAAAGTTCTTCCACTTAATGCTGGAAGAAGGCGTTTACTTAGCCCCGTCAGCGTTTGAAGCATCATTCACTTCTTTTGCTCACAGCGAAGCAGATATTGATGCAACTATTGCTGCAGCAGAGCGTTGTTTTGCCAAGTTAAAATAA